Proteins encoded by one window of Acidipropionibacterium virtanenii:
- the cobJ gene encoding precorrin-3B C(17)-methyltransferase — MIRVHGYLGEITAAMRDDVAASQLVVGGKRHLDALDVPEERRQVLGLIGPAIERIQTLDADARVTVVASGDPLFFGVVRRMRQAGLKPEVVTAPSSLQAAFAAIALPWDDAQLVSSHTGGIESAIRLAKVHPKVGVLTAPKKGLPELVEGLAGLGRHYVVAERIGEPGQRIRVLDEDAARSVVDAEDLSSPYVVLVLAHHPDSPEAIGISPELVGDVNTPAPGDPQPGSDTNPDGSDRAPIIGQIVNTDAAIAHAQAIDKALGTETKKYPGPATAGLVEAWGQCDLIVSHLALGATTRIIAPLLASKKTDPGVVVVDEAGRFAIPLVGGHVGGANDLARRISEALGGVAVVSTATDSLGVPALDQLGWAYEGDVAAVTGAIIAGRPVAVVREQPWPLPPLPANVSQGAENPAAQIVVSDRVAEAALKGLPELPSVVLHPRSLVVGMGCNSGTDVDHLAALLDDVLAEAGLAPGSVSALLSHEVKSGELGLIKLAHRLGVEYRTYPAEVLAAQDAPNPSATVAREVGTASVSEASVLAERAELIVTKHKTSEATCAVGRIPARGHLAVVGLGPGARDLLAPRAVKAIQDATFVAGYAPYVRQIRDLVRSGAEILATKMGTEEERTEAAIAAARKGNNVAFVCGGDPAIYAMASPTLEMGTDGIDVEIVPGITAELAISAILGAPLGHDHATISLSDLHTDWNLILKRVRAAAEGDLVTTFYNPRSRTRVHQLPDALAIMAEHRPPETPVAMVSHAERRQQEVVMSTLAEFRPEWVGMTAMVVVGSSTTKFVTSGDGRQMMVTPRDYHWMDGAISAHKQKNYSHRDLPRADDASYHGQRKARQDASDEAGNVIEENQKG, encoded by the coding sequence ATGATCCGGGTTCACGGATATCTCGGCGAGATCACCGCGGCGATGAGGGACGACGTCGCCGCATCCCAGCTGGTCGTCGGCGGGAAGCGCCACCTCGACGCCCTCGACGTCCCCGAGGAGCGCCGCCAGGTGCTCGGCCTCATCGGGCCGGCCATCGAACGGATCCAGACCCTGGACGCCGATGCCCGGGTGACCGTCGTGGCCTCCGGCGACCCGCTCTTCTTCGGTGTCGTGCGACGGATGCGCCAGGCGGGTCTGAAGCCCGAGGTGGTCACCGCGCCCAGCTCCCTGCAGGCCGCCTTCGCCGCCATCGCCCTGCCCTGGGACGACGCCCAGCTGGTCTCCTCCCACACCGGGGGCATCGAGTCGGCGATCAGGCTCGCCAAGGTCCATCCCAAGGTCGGCGTCCTCACCGCCCCGAAGAAGGGCCTGCCCGAGCTGGTCGAAGGGCTGGCGGGCCTGGGACGCCACTACGTGGTCGCCGAGCGGATCGGCGAGCCCGGCCAGCGGATCCGCGTCCTCGACGAGGACGCCGCGCGGTCCGTCGTCGACGCCGAGGACCTCTCCAGCCCCTACGTGGTGCTCGTGCTGGCCCACCATCCCGACTCCCCGGAGGCCATCGGGATCAGCCCGGAGCTGGTCGGCGACGTCAACACCCCGGCTCCGGGGGACCCGCAGCCCGGTTCGGACACGAACCCCGACGGCTCCGACAGGGCACCGATCATCGGCCAGATCGTCAACACCGACGCCGCCATCGCCCACGCGCAGGCCATCGACAAGGCACTGGGCACCGAGACGAAGAAGTACCCCGGCCCGGCCACCGCAGGCCTGGTGGAGGCCTGGGGCCAGTGCGATCTCATCGTCTCCCACCTGGCGCTGGGCGCCACCACCCGGATCATCGCGCCGCTGCTGGCCTCCAAGAAGACCGATCCCGGCGTGGTCGTGGTCGACGAGGCCGGCCGCTTCGCCATCCCGCTGGTCGGCGGCCACGTCGGCGGCGCCAACGACCTTGCGCGACGGATCTCCGAGGCCCTCGGCGGGGTCGCTGTCGTCTCCACCGCCACCGACTCCCTGGGGGTGCCGGCCCTCGACCAGCTCGGCTGGGCCTACGAGGGTGACGTCGCCGCGGTCACCGGGGCGATCATCGCCGGGCGGCCCGTCGCCGTGGTCCGCGAGCAGCCGTGGCCGCTGCCTCCGCTGCCGGCCAACGTCTCGCAGGGCGCCGAGAACCCGGCAGCGCAGATCGTCGTGAGCGACCGGGTCGCCGAGGCAGCGCTGAAGGGTCTGCCCGAGCTGCCGTCGGTGGTGCTGCACCCCCGCTCCCTGGTGGTGGGGATGGGCTGCAACTCCGGCACCGACGTCGACCACCTGGCCGCCCTGCTCGACGACGTGCTGGCCGAGGCCGGGCTGGCGCCCGGATCGGTGAGCGCCCTGCTGAGCCACGAGGTGAAGTCCGGGGAGTTGGGACTCATCAAGCTCGCCCACCGTCTCGGCGTCGAGTACCGCACATATCCCGCCGAGGTGCTGGCCGCCCAGGACGCGCCCAACCCGTCGGCGACGGTGGCGCGCGAGGTCGGCACGGCGAGCGTGTCGGAGGCGTCGGTGCTGGCCGAGAGGGCCGAGCTGATCGTCACCAAGCACAAGACCTCCGAGGCCACCTGCGCCGTCGGCCGGATCCCGGCACGCGGCCATCTGGCGGTCGTGGGGCTGGGGCCCGGCGCGCGGGATCTTCTGGCGCCGCGGGCCGTCAAGGCCATTCAGGACGCCACCTTCGTCGCCGGATACGCCCCCTATGTCCGTCAGATCCGCGATCTGGTGCGTTCTGGCGCCGAGATCCTGGCCACCAAGATGGGCACCGAGGAGGAACGCACCGAGGCCGCCATCGCCGCGGCACGCAAGGGCAACAACGTCGCCTTCGTCTGCGGCGGGGACCCGGCCATCTACGCCATGGCGTCGCCCACCCTGGAGATGGGCACCGACGGAATCGACGTGGAGATCGTTCCCGGCATCACCGCCGAGCTGGCGATCTCGGCCATCCTCGGCGCCCCGCTGGGCCACGACCACGCCACCATCAGCCTGTCGGATCTGCACACTGACTGGAACCTCATCCTCAAGCGGGTCCGGGCCGCCGCCGAGGGCGATCTGGTGACCACCTTCTACAACCCGCGCTCGCGCACCCGCGTCCACCAGCTCCCCGACGCCCTGGCCATCATGGCCGAGCACCGCCCGCCGGAGACCCCGGTGGCGATGGTCTCCCACGCCGAACGGCGCCAGCAGGAGGTCGTCATGTCCACCCTCGCCGAGTTCAGGCCCGAATGGGTCGGCATGACGGCGATGGTGGTGGTGGGCTCCTCGACCACGAAGTTCGTGACGTCGGGGGACGGGCGCCAGATGATGGTCACCCCGCGCGACTACCACTGGATGGACGGGGCGATCAGCGCCCACAAGCAGAAGAACTACTCCCACCGCGACCTGCCGAGGGCCGACGACGCCTCCTACCACGGGCAGCGCAAGGCCCGGCAGGACGCCTCGGACGAGGCCGGTAATGTCATCGAGGAGAATCAGAAGGGATGA
- the cobM gene encoding precorrin-4 C(11)-methyltransferase — MNTNSTEGGATPTPPHGAARAARPTQHRSEQSLEEFDHTQISPAPIPRRETRPGEGKVVFVGAGPGAADLVSVRGARIIEAADIIIWASSLVHPDMVARHKAGAELIDSASIPLEDLEPLYSRARDEGLLVARVHTGDPSIYGATAEQRDLCRRVGIGYETIPGISAFSAAAARMDVEITVPEVSQSLILTRLEGGRTPMPDGETIASFAAHGATMAIYLSAARNKALQDALLAGGYPPGTPCIIGYAVTWPEELMFRCPLAELSATMRAHKLWKHAVVLVGPALAEGPISTRSHLYHPGFRHEYRGAEATAHADLKAHGTRGVLDDNPPDNNPSDEAATDKGEHS, encoded by the coding sequence GCCAACCCAGCACAGGTCCGAGCAGAGCCTCGAGGAGTTCGACCACACCCAGATCTCCCCGGCCCCGATCCCGAGGCGGGAGACCCGCCCAGGGGAGGGCAAGGTCGTCTTCGTGGGAGCCGGACCCGGCGCCGCCGACCTGGTGAGCGTGCGCGGTGCGCGGATCATCGAGGCCGCCGACATCATCATCTGGGCCTCCAGCCTCGTCCACCCCGACATGGTCGCCCGTCACAAGGCGGGCGCCGAACTGATCGATTCGGCGTCCATCCCCCTGGAGGACCTCGAACCGCTGTATTCCCGGGCCCGCGACGAGGGCCTGCTGGTGGCCCGGGTGCACACCGGCGACCCGTCGATCTACGGCGCCACCGCCGAGCAGCGCGACCTCTGCCGTCGCGTCGGCATCGGCTACGAGACGATCCCCGGCATCTCCGCCTTCTCCGCGGCCGCCGCCCGGATGGACGTCGAGATCACCGTCCCCGAGGTCTCCCAGTCCCTCATCCTCACCCGGCTGGAGGGCGGTCGCACCCCGATGCCCGACGGTGAGACCATCGCCTCCTTCGCCGCCCACGGCGCCACCATGGCGATCTATCTGTCGGCGGCCCGCAACAAGGCCCTGCAGGACGCCCTGCTGGCCGGCGGCTACCCGCCCGGCACACCCTGCATCATCGGCTACGCCGTCACCTGGCCCGAGGAACTCATGTTCCGCTGCCCGCTGGCCGAGCTGTCCGCCACGATGCGCGCCCACAAGCTGTGGAAGCACGCCGTGGTGCTCGTCGGCCCGGCTCTGGCCGAGGGCCCCATCTCCACCCGCAGCCACCTGTACCATCCCGGCTTCCGCCACGAGTACCGCGGCGCCGAGGCCACCGCCCATGCCGACCTGAAGGCCCACGGGACGCGCGGGGTGCTTGACGACAACCCCCCTGACAACAACCCCTCCGACGAAGCCGCCACTGACAAGGGAGAACACTCATGA